DNA from Rubripirellula lacrimiformis:
GGTCGACGGCCGCGGGATAGCGGCTCGGTCGAACTTGGTTTGCCGGCGAAATCCCCATTCGGTCCAGGATTTCTAGGACGCTGGTTCCCGACAAACGTACGATGCCTCGCGGCGCCGGAGACGTCGGTGAGGCAATCGCAACGATCGTTTCGTCAAAGTCCCACACCCCGATTAACGGCTGGTACTGGATTCGGCGGGCGATACAGCGGGCAGTTCTGCAACCTGCGACGATGCGTCGGGCGTTGGGTCAACACTGCCCCCAGCCTGTTCCAGAGCATCCAGGACGTTCTGTTGAGTCAACAGATCGCGAAGGATGATCGGTTGATCGGGCGACCGACCTGGATAGATCGCCAGCAACGGAATCGACCGGCTTTGCAGTTCTTCCAGTTTCTTCTGGATGCTTTCGTCAAAGTCGGTGTAGTCGGCGTACATCGCAACCGCGTCCAGTTCATCGACCAGTTTGCGAGTCGCTTCGGTATTGATCGCGAACTCGTAGTTATAGATGCAGTTGGTGCACCACTTGGCCGAGAAATCCAGCAGGACCGTCTTGCCCTCGGATTGCAATTGGACCAGCCGAGCTTCGTTGTAGTCTTCCCAAGCCAACACCTTCGGACCGGGCACCAGATATACGAACGACGCATAGCCGATCAGGGCGGCAGCGGCGACGCCGGTGACCCAGGCAGCCAAACGCTTGGGCAGTTCCGACCATCCGGGGACTTGGCCGATAATCCAACATCCGAACCAGACACCGATCAGCGATACGAAGACGGGAAGCTTTTGGTAATCTTGGAACTGAGCAAAGAAGAACGCGACGGTTCCCAGGAACAGGAACGCCATGAACTCTTTGAAAGTCTCCATCCAGTTGCCCGGCTTGGGCAACCATGCGATCAATTTGGGCTGCATGCCGATCAACAGATAAGGCAGCGACATGCCCAAGCCAACGGTCATGAAGATTGCGATGGTTTGGATCGATGATAGCCCCAGAGTCAGGCCCAGGATGTAGCCGAGCATCGGACCGCTGCAGGGGGTCGCCAAGACGGTTGCAAAGACGCCTTTGGAGAACGCACCGGTCAGTCCTTCGCGGCTTTGTAGATCTTGCGACGCTTTCGTCGACGCCATTCCTGGTGCAGGAATTTCCCAAACGCCCAGGTAGCTAAGTGCCAGAGCAAACAGACCAAGGGTCAGTCCTAGTTTGACTGGAAAGTAAGTGAATTGCTGTCCCCAGCCGAACTTGAACACCACTGCCAACATCGCCAACAAAGCGAAGACAAACAGGATGCCAGCTGCGTAGACCAGGTTCAGGATCAACACGCGGCGACGATCTTCGCCGGCTTGGGATACGAAGCCCATGATCTTCAATCCGACCACGGGCAACACGCAGGGCATCACGTTTAGGATCACGCCGCCTAGGAATGCGAAGCCCAAAATGATCGGGAACGCCGTCGCGGCCTGCGGGGATGCGACGGTTGATCCGCCGTTTCCGCCTGACCCGCTGCCGCCATTGCCGCCGGATCCGCTGGTGGGACCG
Protein-coding regions in this window:
- a CDS encoding cytochrome c biogenesis protein CcdA, with amino-acid sequence MTDRNKSTIKDWLAAFFAVFLFSGIVACGGQAAAQSDFGVGGGALPDFTLGGFGASNPSAEPVVWNATYFADPSGEGVLEIEAELATHWHIYSTTQKKGGPVRTKFTVKPQSGEATDAVQIVGDFQPDVPPSKSVSSVYNGLTVEEHEDIVVWTAPIKVPFGFEQSITIAVDALVCDSSDGRCLPVREQLIVDYGGPVSAAQRKTTDSTVAAGAADKAAGSTTNAVAGSAAEVAIADADWFRDNEYVVRWHATVSPSQVAAGETATLTFTAKPDKGFHVYRFATDDAESSTNFVVTKKSGLKIGAPATSKAVISKSIVPSLPPVHYYAGQVSWSLPIQVPAGTAAGPQSIEGLIAYQACTDNSCHRPVALQFATQINVAETTGSDTTGDVTLTSAKSATALDAAAETKWVDKLSATESQPDKKASIAPLGSVSSGSGPTSGSGGNGGSGSGGNGGSTVASPQAATAFPIILGFAFLGGVILNVMPCVLPVVGLKIMGFVSQAGEDRRRVLILNLVYAAGILFVFALLAMLAVVFKFGWGQQFTYFPVKLGLTLGLFALALSYLGVWEIPAPGMASTKASQDLQSREGLTGAFSKGVFATVLATPCSGPMLGYILGLTLGLSSIQTIAIFMTVGLGMSLPYLLIGMQPKLIAWLPKPGNWMETFKEFMAFLFLGTVAFFFAQFQDYQKLPVFVSLIGVWFGCWIIGQVPGWSELPKRLAAWVTGVAAAALIGYASFVYLVPGPKVLAWEDYNEARLVQLQSEGKTVLLDFSAKWCTNCIYNYEFAINTEATRKLVDELDAVAMYADYTDFDESIQKKLEELQSRSIPLLAIYPGRSPDQPIILRDLLTQQNVLDALEQAGGSVDPTPDASSQVAELPAVSPAESSTSR